A single genomic interval of Tistrella mobilis harbors:
- a CDS encoding cyclic peptide export ABC transporter translates to MFAELLRILKPFWPLALVSTLMGTASGFATTALLATINDALHTDGGATTALLLIFAGLAVLTLVGETVSDIGNSLVGQRVVARLRHDLCARILTAPVAELERYRLHRLTAVLNQDVDTITQFTFNFSGFAISIAIALGCFAYLAVLSPLMFLIALVAIILGTAGHTYARRNGFLGFAAAREAEDELQKQYRAITEGAKELRINRRRRAEMYNVQLDRTISSIRDLRMRAVRIFCTANAFGSALFFVVIGLMLAIQSMSPSADQKVISGFVLVLLYVKGPIEGIVAMLPLLGRAQVSLRRIADLRARFSEAEPHLPLTDRATALEPLERLDLSGARFAFPAPEGGTAFELGPIDLTIRRGEIVFITGENGGGKTTLIKLLLGLYEPVAGEVRYNGRPLTPELRDDYRQMFSTIFTDYYLFDDLNLPDGVLPDEARRYLEELEIAHKVSVKDGRFTTTDLSTGQRKRLALVHAWLEGRPVLVFDEWAADQDPEFRRIFYTELLPALKAQGRTIIAISHDDRYFHIADRHIRMQGGRVIAADGPDQDAPEQGAPQAEPRPARAG, encoded by the coding sequence ATGTTTGCCGAACTGCTGCGGATCCTGAAGCCGTTCTGGCCGCTCGCCCTGGTTTCCACCCTGATGGGCACGGCCAGCGGCTTCGCCACCACCGCGCTGCTCGCCACCATCAATGATGCACTTCACACCGATGGCGGCGCCACCACCGCGCTCCTGCTGATCTTCGCCGGCCTCGCCGTCCTCACTCTGGTGGGCGAGACGGTGTCGGATATCGGCAACAGCCTGGTCGGCCAGCGGGTGGTCGCCCGGCTGCGCCATGATCTCTGTGCCCGCATCCTGACCGCACCGGTGGCGGAGCTTGAACGCTATCGCCTGCATCGCCTGACCGCCGTCCTCAACCAGGACGTCGACACCATCACCCAGTTCACCTTCAACTTCTCGGGCTTTGCGATCTCCATCGCCATCGCGCTCGGCTGTTTCGCCTATCTGGCGGTGCTCTCGCCGCTGATGTTCCTGATTGCGCTGGTGGCGATCATCCTGGGCACCGCCGGCCACACCTATGCCCGCCGCAACGGCTTTCTGGGCTTCGCCGCGGCGCGCGAGGCCGAAGACGAGCTTCAGAAGCAGTATCGCGCCATCACCGAGGGCGCCAAGGAACTGCGCATCAACCGCCGCCGCCGGGCGGAGATGTACAATGTGCAGCTCGACCGCACCATCTCGTCGATCCGCGATCTGCGCATGCGGGCGGTCAGGATCTTCTGCACCGCCAATGCCTTCGGCTCGGCGCTGTTCTTCGTGGTCATCGGGCTGATGCTCGCCATTCAGTCGATGTCGCCTTCGGCCGATCAGAAGGTGATCAGCGGTTTCGTCCTGGTCCTGCTTTACGTCAAGGGCCCGATCGAGGGCATCGTCGCCATGCTGCCGCTGCTGGGCCGCGCCCAGGTCTCGCTGCGCCGCATCGCCGATCTGCGCGCCCGCTTCTCGGAAGCGGAGCCGCATCTGCCGCTCACCGACCGTGCCACCGCTCTGGAACCGCTGGAGCGGCTGGACCTGTCCGGCGCCCGTTTCGCCTTCCCGGCGCCCGAAGGCGGCACCGCCTTTGAACTCGGCCCCATCGATCTCACCATCCGCCGCGGCGAGATCGTGTTCATCACCGGCGAAAATGGCGGCGGCAAGACCACGCTGATCAAGCTGTTGCTGGGCCTGTACGAACCGGTGGCGGGGGAGGTGCGTTATAACGGCCGGCCGCTGACGCCCGAGCTGCGCGACGATTACCGCCAGATGTTTTCGACCATCTTCACCGACTACTACCTCTTCGACGATCTGAACCTGCCCGACGGCGTGCTGCCCGATGAGGCGCGGCGCTATCTCGAAGAGCTTGAAATCGCCCACAAGGTCTCGGTCAAGGACGGGCGGTTCACCACCACCGATCTGTCCACCGGTCAGCGCAAGCGCCTGGCCCTGGTTCATGCCTGGCTGGAGGGCCGGCCGGTGCTGGTCTTCGACGAATGGGCGGCCGATCAGGACCCGGAATTCCGCAGGATCTTCTATACCGAGCTGCTGCCGGCGCTGAAGGCCCAGGGCCGCACGATCATCGCCATCTCTCATGACGACCGCTATTTCCACATCGCCGACCGCCATATCCGCATGCAGGGCGGCCGGGTGATCGCGGCCGACGGGCCGGACCAGGATGCACCGGAGCAGGGGGCACCACAGGCAGAGCCGCGCCCGGCCCGGGCCGGCTGA
- a CDS encoding NHLP leader peptide family RiPP precursor gives MIDRDDALRQIIARAQEDAGFRDRLKAAPHAALTALFGMEIPAGLTISVLEDTPAHLHIVLPAEDELSDEALEQVAGGGRAWNTDNGIQDTQPPGTHQPVILPGQ, from the coding sequence GTGATCGATCGTGACGACGCCCTGCGGCAGATCATTGCCCGGGCGCAAGAGGATGCCGGCTTCCGCGACCGGCTGAAGGCCGCCCCGCATGCCGCGCTGACGGCGCTGTTCGGGATGGAGATCCCGGCCGGGCTGACGATTTCGGTGCTGGAAGACACGCCCGCCCATCTGCATATCGTGCTGCCGGCCGAGGACGAGTTGAGCGACGAGGCGCTGGAGCAGGTGGCCGGCGGCGGCCGGGCCTGGAATACCGATAACGGCATTCAGGACACCCAGCCGCCGGGCACGCATCAGCCGGTCATCCTGCCGGGGCAGTGA
- a CDS encoding NHLP leader peptide family RiPP precursor, translating into MIDHDEALRRIIARAQEDAGFRDQLKAAPHAALTALFGMEIPAGLTISVLEDTPTHLHIVLPTDETLSDEALEQVAGGGGAWNGGADKTPGSGITSRTFGHGD; encoded by the coding sequence ATGATCGATCATGACGAGGCCCTGCGGCGGATCATCGCCCGGGCGCAGGAAGATGCCGGGTTCCGGGATCAGCTGAAGGCCGCCCCGCATGCCGCGCTGACGGCGCTGTTCGGGATGGAGATCCCGGCCGGGCTGACGATTTCGGTGCTGGAAGACACGCCCACCCATCTGCATATCGTGCTGCCCACCGATGAGACGCTGAGCGACGAGGCGCTGGAGCAGGTGGCCGGCGGCGGCGGGGCATGGAACGGCGGTGCGGACAAGACGCCGGGTTCGGGCATCACCTCGCGCACTTTCGGGCACGGCGATTGA
- a CDS encoding NHLP leader peptide family RiPP precursor, translated as MIDYNEALRRIIARAQEDAGFRHQLKADPRAAVASLPGIEIPATTTLSVLEDTPTHLHIVLPAADRPSDGALEDEALEMVAGGSTPSGVDNPNSNGTIDTARGGILANGPRLGGG; from the coding sequence ATGATCGACTATAACGAGGCCCTGCGGCGGATCATCGCCCGGGCGCAGGAGGATGCCGGCTTCCGGCATCAGCTGAAGGCCGACCCGCGCGCGGCGGTTGCATCGCTTCCGGGCATCGAGATCCCCGCCACGACGACCCTGTCGGTGCTGGAAGACACGCCGACCCATCTGCACATCGTGCTGCCCGCCGCCGACAGGCCGAGCGACGGGGCGTTGGAGGACGAGGCATTGGAGATGGTGGCCGGCGGCAGCACTCCGTCGGGCGTCGATAATCCGAATAGCAATGGCACGATCGACACGGCCAGGGGCGGCATCCTGGCGAACGGGCCACGCCTGGGTGGCGGGTGA
- a CDS encoding NHLP leader peptide family RiPP precursor, producing MIDHDEALRRIITRAQEDAGFRDQLKAEPRAAVASLLGIKIPSVVSVTVVEDSPTHLHIVLPAENDQLSDADLDAVAGGAGVSWSPTGPSAASGGSLLAGWNDA from the coding sequence ATGATCGATCACGACGAGGCCCTGCGGCGGATCATCACCCGGGCGCAGGAGGATGCCGGCTTCCGGGATCAGCTGAAGGCCGAGCCACGCGCAGCGGTTGCGTCGCTTCTGGGCATCAAGATCCCTTCGGTGGTGTCGGTGACGGTGGTCGAGGACAGCCCGACACATCTGCACATCGTGTTGCCGGCGGAAAATGATCAACTTTCGGATGCAGATCTGGACGCGGTCGCCGGCGGCGCCGGGGTGAGCTGGTCCCCGACGGGGCCAAGCGCCGCTTCGGGCGGCAGTCTGTTGGCCGGCTGGAACGACGCCTGA
- a CDS encoding NHLP leader peptide family RiPP precursor, producing the protein MIHHDEALRQIVARAQEDAGFRDQLKADPRAALKTLLGIEIPSVMTVSVLEDTPTHLHIVLPADDRLNDGALEDAALEMVAGGAWHPFQRTMDSPPPPPDAGDPRWTTFGVDS; encoded by the coding sequence ATGATCCATCATGACGAGGCCCTGCGGCAGATCGTGGCCCGGGCGCAGGAAGATGCCGGCTTCCGGGACCAGTTGAAGGCCGACCCCCGCGCGGCCCTGAAAACGCTGCTGGGGATAGAGATCCCGTCGGTCATGACCGTGTCGGTGCTGGAAGACACGCCGACCCATCTGCATATCGTGCTGCCCGCCGACGACAGGCTGAACGACGGGGCGTTGGAGGACGCGGCATTGGAGATGGTGGCCGGCGGTGCCTGGCACCCCTTCCAACGAACGATGGATTCCCCCCCGCCGCCCCCGGACGCCGGCGATCCCCGCTGGACCACCTTCGGGGTCGACAGTTGA
- a CDS encoding NHLP leader peptide family RiPP precursor: MISHDEAHRKIVAKAAEDPAFRAALVADPRAAVASLLGIEIPSAVSVTVVEDSPTHLHIVLPAENDQLSDADLEAVAGGAGVNWGIARDFFNTGPTSASGGRPMGWDEA; this comes from the coding sequence ATGATCAGCCATGACGAGGCCCACCGGAAAATCGTCGCCAAGGCCGCGGAGGACCCGGCATTTCGGGCGGCGCTGGTTGCCGACCCACGCGCAGCGGTTGCATCGCTTCTGGGCATCGAGATCCCTTCAGCGGTATCGGTGACCGTGGTCGAGGACAGCCCGACACATCTGCACATCGTGTTGCCGGCGGAAAATGATCAACTTTCAGATGCAGATCTGGAGGCGGTCGCCGGCGGTGCCGGGGTGAACTGGGGCATCGCCCGGGACTTCTTCAACACCGGGCCGACCTCGGCATCAGGCGGGCGGCCGATGGGTTGGGACGAAGCCTGA